A window from Primulina eburnea isolate SZY01 chromosome 2, ASM2296580v1, whole genome shotgun sequence encodes these proteins:
- the LOC140823216 gene encoding F-box/kelch-repeat protein At5g26960, which produces MSSSSETCSSRHFSWLVKSCFPDPLRHPSPLSTATGTTTISSLPDDLLLECLSRVPHSSLPSIPFVCRRWGYLLNSPTFHVLRVRHHLVFSTLFCVSISSSALFTATLRLDAGDCPLWKVSSFVLSNDGNGFDLGSGSNFSLFSHFRLVSIGRKIYVIGRTAMLRCDTWTGTLVTKSGMSLQRKKFAAAAVEGKIYVSGGSARLSTVEEYDPDENAWRVVSDAPRKRYGCIGASVDGVFYVIGGLKIGGASVNDGGSLGAEMTHVYASSMDLYDVAARGWLRSRAVPSGGCVVAACSANEHIYILSSHAVELSFWKFNGSRKSKSFGEWCRLKCPPVPPQVRVDSTVRFSCVGVAEKVVLIQVVGCIDDLLRRSGRLERGFRERLVLLYDIAAGEWSRVADLPEVIRRAACVCVEC; this is translated from the coding sequence AGTTCCCGACACTTCTCATGGCTGGTAAAATCTTGCTTCCCCGATCCCCTTCGGCACCCCTCCCCCCTTTCCACCGCCACCGGCACCACCACCATCTCCTCCCTCCCGGATGACCTGCTCCTCGAATGTCTATCTAGAGTGCCGCACTCTTCCCTCCCTTCTATCCCTTTCGTCTGCCGCCGATGGGGATATCTTCTCAACTCTCCCACTTTTCATGTTCTCCGCGTCCGCCACCACCTCGTTTTCAGCACACTGTTTTGCGTTTCGATCTCCAGTTCTGCCCTTTTCACGGCGACGCTTCGCTTGGATGCTGGGGATTGTCCTTTGTGGAAAGTGTCGTCTTTTGTTCTTTCGAACGATGGAAATGGATTTGATTTGGGGAGTGGCTCTAATTTTTCTCTGTTCTCGCATTTCAGATTGGTGTCTATTGGCCGGAAGATTTATGTCATCGGTCGGACGGCGATGCTCCGGTGCGATACTTGGACTGGGACTTTGGTCACGAAGTCGGGGATGAGTTTGCAGAGGAAGAAATTTGCCGCCGCAGCGGTGGAAGGGAAGATATACGTATCCGGTGGTTCTGCGAGATTGTCGACGGTTGAGGAATATGACCCGGATGAGAATGCGTGGCGTGTGGTGTCTGACGCGCCGAGGAAAAGGTATGGATGCATCGGAGCTTCGGTGGATGGGGTGTTTTACGTCATTGGAGGGCTGAAGATCGGCGGCGCGTCCGTGAACGACGGTGGTTCACTTGGGGCGGAAATGACGCATGTCTACGCCAGCTCGATGGATTTATACGACGTAGCTGCGCGTGGATGGCTGAGAAGCCGAGCAGTCCCAAGCGGTGGCTGCGTGGTGGCGGCGTGCTCTGCGAACGAACACATCTACATCCTCTCGAGCCACGCGGTGGAACTCTCGTTCTGGAAATTCAACGGGTCTAGGAAAAGTAAAAGCTTCGGAGAATGGTGTAGGTTGAAATGTCCGCCGGTGCCACCGCAGGTTCGTGTGGACAGCACGGTGAGGTTCAGCTGCGTCGGGGTGGCGGAGAAGGTGGTCTTGATACAGGTGGTCGGCTGCATCGATGACTTGCTGCGACGGAGCGGGAGACTTGAGAGGGGGTTCAGGGAGAGATTGGTGCTGTTGTATGATATTGCCGCCGGGGAGTGGAGTAGGGTGGCGGATCTGCCGGAGGTGATCCGACGCGCCGCCTGTGTTTGCGTTGAATGTTGA